In Bernardetia litoralis DSM 6794, the genomic window TTTTCTTTATCATTAATTTAAAATTATCATGAAAAAAAATGTATTCCTATTATTGTTTGGCTGTTTGTCCTTTCTATTTTGTTTAGAAACAAAAGCACAATCTAATCCTACTCTTTTTACAAATTCTATTTCCTCATCTAATTCTATTGTAGAAGGAAAAATTATTAAACAAGAGAGTTTTTGGAATAATGACCAAACTATGATTCTGACACGCCATACACTTGAAATCTATAAACTATTCAAAAACTCTACAAATTTATCTGCCTCTACACTTACTTTTACTACAATAGGAGGAAAAGTTGGTAAAGATATAATTACTGCCACTTCACATCATTTTCCTATCAATTATGGAAATTCTGGACTTTTTTTATTAAAACAAGATGGAAGTTCATACCAACTCACAACTGATGGATTTATCTATTATGATATTCTAAATCAAAGTGCAAGTTCAAAAAATAATCATTTTAATAGTGTTCAGAATGAAATTTATACACAACTTTCTACGCCAAGAGTACTAAAAAATGAATCTCTGTTTTTGTCTTCTCCTTCAAATCAACGTACTGATAATATCACAAGTATTGCTCCCACAACTATCACAGCAGGAACACAAAGTATCTTGACCATCAATGGTTCTGGTTTTGGAACTGAAATAAATGAGCAATCAAATATCTATTTTTCATTTGCTCCTAATGGTGGACAAAATGATTATCCTGTTTTACAGTTTGGTTGGATTGGTTTTTTTGGACTTTCTGAGATTGTAGAATGGACAGACACACGCATACAAGTAAGAGTACCAAGTGTAGCAGGAACTGGAAAAGTAACTGTTACAAACTCAAATGGAGAGCGTTTTGTGAGTTCTGAAACTCTCACAATTCCTTATTCTGTAACATCTAGTGATTTGTATTGGTATAATTTTGATGGAGAAACACCTTATGAACAAGAAGCAACCAAAAATTATTTATCTAATTATAATGGAGAAGGTGGTTATACGCTTTTTGTTGATCCAGCTTTTTTTGCAAATACACAACAAATGAACGGACTTACTTCTGCTCTCAATAAATGGCGTTGTGCAACTGGTTTTAATGTCAAAGTTTCAGCAAATCAAGCTCCTATTCCTTATGGTTCTTCTGGAAAAACAAGTATTTCAACTTTTGATGGAAATGAATTTGGTGATATTACTACTCGTAGTTATGCCTATTCGAATGTAGAAGTTTGTAATACAGGAACTGAGCTTGTTCCTTTTGTAAAAGAATTTCAGATTTTTGTCAATTCAGCTATAAATTGGAGTTATTCGGGAACGCCTGCTGCTGGACAAGTAGATTTTGAAAGCGAAATTTTAAAATCTTTAGCTATTGGACATCAAGTAGGCTATGTCAATAATCCGAATGACGTGATGTATTATTTTTTAGAAGAGCAACAACAAAAACAGACTCTTTCTACTACCAATTTAGAAGCTGGTAATTTGATGATGAATTATACAGTCAATGCTAATAATGATTGTGGACTTCCATCTATGCAAAAAGTTACGGCTGCTGATTGTAATAATTCTGTAAATCCTCCTTTGGCTCGTTTTGAAGCTGATGTTACAGAGGCTTGTGAACCTTCTTTACGTGTTCGTTTTGATAATACAAGTAGAAATGCCATTACATATCAATGGACTTTTATAGGAGGAACTCCAGCCACTTCAACTGAAAAAAATCCGACAGTTACTTATGCTGCTGCTGGAAATTTTGCCGTTACTTTAGTAGCTACAAGTGGTGTAGGTTCTAGTACAGAAACAAAAACTGACTTTATTAAAGTAGGAAATGGAATTGATTATGTAGTAGATTTGGGGGCAGATAAAGTAATTTGCCAAGGCGAAAGTACTACACTTGATGCAGGAGAAGTAGCTGATGCAACTTATTTATGGAATACAGGACAAACTACTCGTACAATTATGGTACAAAATGAAGGAACGTATTCAGTTGAGATAAAAAAGAATGGTTGTTCGGTGTCTGACCAAATTCGTGTATCTTATAATACATCTGCAACTGTGGAAGCAGGAGAAAATCAAGCTATTTGTAGAGGAGAAGAGGCACAATTACGAGCAACTGCAACAGGTGGAACTTCTTACCATTGGACTCCAAGTACAGGACTTTCGGACGCTACTATTCTAAATCCAATTGCTACACCTTCTGAAACTACACTTTATACATTAGAAATAACAACAGGTTCGGATTGTGGAACTGTCAAAGATTCAGTTTTAGTAACTATAAAAGATGTTTTAGAATTACCTTTTTTTCCTATTGAAGAACAAATTTATATTTGTGAAAATGATGTGTTTTTTATTGATGCTTATCCTTTAAATGCGACAAACCCAACTTTTAGATGGTCAAATAGAAGTACAGAGCCTTATTTGGAAATAACTGAATCGGGAACATATTGGGTAGAAGTAACTGACCCTAATTTCTGTACATTTAGAGATACAATAGAAGTAATTGCAACGCCAGTTCTGAATGTAGAGGCAAGCACAGAAGAAGGACAAAACATAGTTTGTTTAGGAAATACAATGCGTTTACATGCAACTGGAGCAGCTTATTATGAATGGGAAGGTGAAGGAATTGTAGGTGATTCATTTGTATCAAATCCTTTAGTTTCGCCAAGAGAAACAACTACTTATTTAGTAACTGGTTATGGTGGATTTAGAGGAGCTTGTGAGCCACAAACAGATACAATTACTATTTTTGTAATAGAAAAACCTGTTTTAGAGTTAGGTGATGATGTCATACTTTGCACTGAAACTTCATATCTCATAGATGCAACAGTAGAAAGTTCTACGGCAGTTTATACGTGGGAGGATGGAAGTAATGAAGCTCAAAGAACAATTACAGAAAATGGAATGTACAAAGTTGAAGTGGTTACAGAGTGTGGAATTTTGGAAGATAGCATAAAAGTTACATTCTTCGTACCTTCTACTTTAGCTGACTTTGATTTTGTAGTAGAAGGCACACAAGTTACCTTTGAAAACAAAACTGAAAGTACTTATGAGTTGGAATATGAATGGAATTTTGGAGATGCTTTAAATTCTACAAGTCCAGAACAAAATGCTGTTTTTGTTTATTCAGAAGGTGGAACTTATACAGTTACACTGACTGCAAAAGCAAAAGATTGTGAAGCCCAAGTAAGCATTCAAAAAGGTGTTGTGATAGAAGATTTTGTTACAGGAATTGAAGATGAAATTAGAGCTAAAAAAGTAAATCTATACCCAAACCCAAGTAATACAGGAACTTCTGTCTTGAAATGGCAATCTGATTTAGGAGAAGCTACTTCTTTTGAAATCTATAATACTTTAGGACAAAAAGTAAGTTACCAAGATGTAAATCAAGCCGATAATCAAAACGCTAGTTTGTCTATAGATGCTCAAAATTTACCAAAAGGAATTTATATTGTGATGCTTTCTTTTGAAAATTATACCATTCAGAAAAAATGGGTAATTGAGTAAACGTATAATAAACTTCCTAGTTTGTTGAATAAATAGTCATTAAATACAAAAAAGCCTTATACCTAAATCTTTAGGTGTAAGGCTTTTTTGATTTTTATTCGTAAATTTATTCATTTACCATTCATAATTTATCTTTATCCTATGTCATTACTTACCGTAAAAATATTCCCCAACCTTGTTGAAGCCAATTTATTTAAACTTAGATTAGAAAATGAAGGAATAGACTGTTATTTGTTTGATGAAAATATTGCAGGAATGGATATTACCTATGATGTAGCCATTGGAGGAATCAAAGCAAAGGTCAATTCAAGTGATACCGAAAGAGTAAAAAAAGTATTACAAAAACTAGAAGCCGAACAAAAGGCAAAAGATATTTTTATCAAATGTCCTGTTTGTGAATCTACGGAACACTATGAAAACTTTGTTTCTATAAAAGGTTGGTGGGCTATTGTTTGGACTTTTTTAGGAGTTGGTCGTCAAACACAAAATTATAAATGCAAAGAATGTAATAATGAGTTTGAATTGTAGAATAAATGCTATTAACATAAGTGTTCTTGAATTAAAATAGAAAGAATTTATTTTCCTCATAAATCACTTCAAAAATAAGAATATTTATTTTAACTTTATTTTTATAATTTTGAATTTAAAACAAAATAAAACCTTATTTTTGTAAATCTTATATCAACTTATTTAAAAGACTTATTCTTACCAAATGAATCCTACTTTCGTTCATCGTATAGTTTTTAGTAGCATATTTTTGCTCAAAATACTGTCTTAGATTTTGATAATTATGAACCTTTAGAAGCAAAAGGAAAAATTCCTGAAGCATTTTTGAAGCGTACAAGCGATTTTTACGAATCAAAGAGAGACAAAAATGTAGTTACTATTGATAAAAATTTAGAAGAAAATAAAGATAAATTTGATGTAATTTCAAGCTATCACCTAAATCAACTTCTTTGGAGTGGTTCTGTTTTATTTGGTGATACAGTTACTACTTATGTACAAGCTGTAGGAAATAAAGTATTAGAAAATTATCCAGAACTACAAGGCAAAATACAGTTTTACGTAACCAAGGAGCATTCTGTAAATGCTTTTACAACACCAGAAGGTTTTATTTTTGTCAATTTAGGACTTTTGGCGCATTTAGACAATGAGGCGCAACTTGCTTTTATTCTAGCTCACGAAATAACTCATTTTACCAAAAAACACAGTATTAATCAGTTTTTGTATAATAGAGATGTAGAAAAAAATAGTAAAGGAAGTATTGCTCGTTTACTTTCTAGGTCAAAATCTCTATATGAAGAACAAGCCAAAAAGAGTTCGTATTCAAAAGAACAAGAAATAGAAGCTGATGATGAAGGATGGAATATTTTTAGCAAAACAAAATATGATTTATCAGAAGCCGTAGCAGCTTTTAGTGCTTTAAAAAATTCTCGTTATCCATTTGATACACTTATTTTTGAGAGTAAATTTTTAAATAATTCATATATTAATCTTCCAGATAGTTTTTATTATAGAGATGTTACTCATTTTGTAGAAATGCCAAAACTTAGTGAAAAGGAAATAGAAAAAATAAAAACCTTACAAACTCACCCAGATATTGAAGAAAGAATAAAAATTGCTTTGACAAAAATGGCTTCAAAAGCTGAAAATGAAGGAAGTAAATATTTAGTTTCAGAAGAGCATTTTAAATTGGCTCAAAAAATAGCTCGTTTTGAGCTTTGTAATCTTTATTTACAAGAAGAGCAATTTGTAGATGCTATCTATACAGCTTTGATTTTGGAATCTCAATATGGAAAAAATAAATATTCAGAATTTTGTATTGTGAGAGCTTTGTATGGTTTGGCTGCTTATGATATTTATGGAAAACGAATTTATTTAGAACACCCTTATAATGAAATCAACTGGAAGGGTAGAAATTGGTTTTATGCTTTAGAAGACTTACACCACGACCAAATAGCCGTTTTGGCTGCTGCTCACATGATAGAATTTGCTGATAAATATAAAGAGTATGAATATCTTTATTACTTTGTTCCTAAGCTATTTTTTGAGGAAGAGCTAAAAATAGTAAATGAAATCACTAGGAGGGAAGGTTCTTCGCTTAGTTATTATAATGCTGATACAGACTCTAAAAGAAATTATGATGTTTCCTTGAGAGAATTGATAGATATGGGAGTAATGGAAGACACTTGGTTGAAAATAAAAGCAAATGAAAAAATAAAATATTTAGGGTTGTTAGATGAAGGAAGAGGATTAAAAAGAGGATTAGCTAAAATTTTTGAACTAGGATATTTAGAAGAAAATACACTTGAAGAACAAGAAGAAGCTACTAAAGCATTCGAAAAATATATTACCAAAGATTCGAAAATAGTAGGCACTCCAGAAGTAATCTTAGATGAAAAAATACTGATTGTCCGTCCTATTTTTGTAGATATTCGTAAAAAAAAAAGAAAGAAAAAGAGAATTTAGTGGAGCTTTTAGAAGCAGGACAAATAGCTCTTATTGATAGTATCACTTCTTATAATAAAAACCGTATAGATAAAAATAGACTTTCTATTATTGCTCCTAATTTGTTTGAGGCAGAAGATGTGCAAAAATACAATGATTTATCTTCTATAAATTTGCTTGCAGGTTTGTATTACAGTAGAGATGCTGTTCAACAGATGAGATTGGTAGATATTCCTAATCTTGAAAGGCTAGGAAAAAAATATGATACCAAATATTTGGCACGTCTAGTAGTTATACAAGATAAATACGAATCTGGTGTATTTATACAGTTACAAAATCTAAAAAGTGGATTAATACAACTAGAGTTATTAAAAACAACTCAAAATTACATAAGAAACGATACATGGGAAATGAAGCTCAAAAAATTATTAAATTATTAAACACACTAGCAGAAAAATATAAATCTATCACTATGAAATATTTACTTTTATTTATTTTAAGCTGTCTTATCAGCACTTCAGTTTTTGCACAAGTATTTTTCAAACAGCGAGTTTATGGAAACGAAAAGCGTGAAGAAAAGACACTCTCAACAGTAGAGGTTGATAATAGTTATGAAGTAGGAAAAGCTAAAATAAAAGGAGAAACATATATTCTATTTAATACTCACACTAGCGAGTGGAAAGAACAACCTATAAACTTTCATAGAAGAACAGCTATTTTTTATCTCAAAGATGAAAAAAAGGCTCTTTCACTATCAGAGGGAAAACAACTAATGAAAGAACTAGGAGAGCGAAAAGTAGTTGCTGCAATCAATAAATCTAAATTAGGAACTGCAGGAGGAAGATTATTTCAATATATAGGATGTATGGGCGGTGCTTTAGCTATTATTAATTTAGCAAGAAATGCTGTAGATGGTGTTAATGAACGAGGACTAGCAGTTTTAGGAGCTTCAGCAGTAGTTTGGTACGGAGGAAGACAACTAGTTATTCTTTCAAGGAATCCAATAAGAAATCGCTTAGATGAATATAATTCTCGTTTAGCAAAAACAGAAAAGAATTTTTATCCTAGTTTTAAGCCTTCAGCAATTACATTCAAACCTGTTCAGACAAGTCCTTTTACTCCTTCTATTACTCCAACTTTAGGATTGTCTTGGAAACTATAAATCAGTTACCAGTAATCAGTAACCAGTTAATTTCGAATGATAAGTTAAAGCCTTATGAAACTCAAAAATTCATAAGGTTTTATTTTTTGTTTCTTTGTTATTTTAGAATTGTGTATTTTCGTTTTACAAATGTATTTTCTCTAAACTCTTCATTCTGTGTGGTTAAAATGTATTTACTCGTAATTTTTAATCCATAATTCGTAATTGTGTATGTTTTTAACCGAATATTCTAGTGCTTGGATAATTGTAGCTTTACTTTTGGGAGCAGGTTATGCTGCTTTGTTGTATCATAAAAGAAGTTCGCCTTGGGGTAAAAACTGGCAAAAAGCATTGGCAGCCGTTCGTTTTTTGTGGGTTTCTATGCTTGCTATTTTATTAATAGGACTTTTGATGCAGCAATTTATTACTCGTTATGAAAATCCTACGGTTGTTTTTGCGATTGATAATTCGGCTTCTATTTTGTTGCAAGAAGATTCTGCCAAAATAAATGAAACTCTAAATTCTATCCAAAAAACAGCTCAAAACCTTGAAGAAAAAGGATTTGATGTAGAATTTAAGACTTTAAATAATTTAGAAAATGATAGCATACAAGATAATTCTGATAAAATAAATTTCAATTATACTTCCTCGCCAATTAGTGATTTATTGAGAAATATTCAAAGTGAATTTGAAAATCGTAATCTTTCAAATGTAATTTTGCTTTCTGATGGTGCTTATAATCAAGGTCTTTCGCCTGATATTTCGCCTTATTCTTTTTCACTTCAAACGATTGGAGTAGGCGATACAATTCCTAAAAAGGATATAATATTGAAAAGTCTTTTTCATAATAAAATGGCGTATTTGGGAAATCAATTTCCAATAGTTGCAGAAGTTACGCATACAGGTTTTGAGAATAGAGAAGTTACAGCAGTTTTATCACAAAATGGAAGAACAATTTCTACCAAAAAAGTGAAATTTAGTTCGAATCAAAACGACCTTAAAAGTGTAGAGTTTTTAGTAAAAGCAACTTCAAAAGGTATTCAACATTATGTTGTTACGATTGTGCCACAAGATGGAGAATTTACAACTCAAAATAATACTGCTCACGCTTATATTGATATTATTGATAGCAAAGAAAAAATACTTTTAGTTGCTGGTGCGCCTCATCCAGATATAAAAGCGTTTCGTGCAGCTATTGAGAAAAATGAAAATTATAAATTTGATATTTATTTGCCTTATTTGCGCCCAACAGAATTAGAAGATAATTATGATTTAATAATTTATCATCAATTTCCTGATAAAATGGGAAAACCTCTACCAATTTTAGAAAAACTTAGAAAACTTACTTCTGCCGAACTTTTTATTATTGGAGCGCAAAGTGATTATAATGCTTTCAATTCTCTGAATACAGGCGTAAAAATTCGTCCTTTGGGAAATCAATCTGATAAAGTAATTCCTTTTTGGAACTCTAATTTTTCAAAGTTTTATCTTACAGATGAGCAGAAAAGTCGTTTTGCTTCTTATCCTCCTGCGCTTGTTCCTTTTGCAGATTATGATATTTCGCCACAAGCTGAAATTATGCTTTATCAACGAGTTGGGAATATTCAAACTAAAAAACCGTTAGTTGTGATGAGCGAACAAAACGGCAAAAAAGCAGGAATTTGGCTTGCTGAAAATACATGGAAATGGCGATTAAATGAATATGCAGAGAATAAAAATCAAGAAGGATATGATGCACTTTTGAGTAAAATAATTCAATATCTTTCTACCAAAGAAGATAAAAGACGTTTCAGAGTTTCGCCAACTGCTTCTCAATTTTCTACCTCAGATGGTGTCACTTTTGATGTGGAGGTATATAATTCGATTTATGAACCACTTTTAGGACAAAATATTCGTTTAGAAATCAAAGATGAAGACGAAAAAACAAGAACTTATACATTTACAAATAATTCTTCTCCGTTTAGATATTCGGCTTCTGCACTTTCTGAAGGTGCATATTCTTTTAAAGCAACCACACAATTAGATGGAAAAACAGAAACTTCTATTGGTCAATTTACAGTAAAAGAAATAAAACTAGAAAGTCTAAATGCAACAGCAGATTTTGGAGTAATGCGACGACTTGCCCAGCAAAATAAAGGTAATTTTTATACACTCAACAACTTGCAAGTTTTACAAGATTCTTTACAAAATCAAGTTCCAACTCCGACTGTTTTTAGAAATGAACAGCTTTCAGAAGTAATTAATCTTTGGTGGATAATGCTCTTGATTATTGGATTGGCTAGTTTTGAATGGGGTGTTCGTAAATTTCAAGGTGGCTACTAATGTATAACAGATGTTTCAAAAATCAACCTCCACAACCATTCAAACGACTATATTTTTCTCTTGCTTGTTGTCTTAATTCCTCTTGTTCTTCTTCTGAAAGTTGATTCATTCTTTCTTCTGCTTCTTTTATATGGTCGTTTTTTTCTTGTTTGTTTTTACTTTCTTGATTTAGATTTTCTTCTTTCGGATTTTCTTGATTTTTCATAATTATAATTATTTTAAGATTAATTTATAAAGATTGTTTAAAAAATTAGTTTGTATTTATCATAAGAATCATACAAATCACTCGTTAATCATTTACTGCAATTTCTGCCAAATATCTTCAAAATTTTGTGGGTTTTGAATAATAGAATAAATTTTTTCGGCTATAAATTGAGGTTTTGCAAGTTGATTATTCTTTTTTAATTCTTTAAAATGTTTTACATTTGAGAACTCATCTTGCTTTGTTTTTCTAATTTGTCCTTGCATATTTGTATCAACTACACCCACCGAAACATTGAAAATTTGTGTATTTTGATTTACTATTTTTTCCTCTTCTTTTATCACTTCTCCAAAAAGATTCAATCCAGCTTTTGAAGCACAATAAGAACTCCAGCCATCAATCGGACGCTGTGAAGCTCCAGAAGTAACATTAATGATTACCTTTTCTATATTTCCAAAAGTAGCAGTATCAAACGTATGTAAAAATTCATTCATCAAAACAAAAGGAGCAATCGTATTAATATTCATCGTTTTGATAATATCTTGACTAGGAATTTTGCCTACATAACCCACTTCTCCAAGTGTTCCAGCGTTGTTTATCAAAACTACTTTATCAATTTTAGTTTTTATTCTTTTCTCTAAATCTAGTTTTCCAAAAAATCCTATTAAATTATCTATTTCTGATAAATCAAAAGTATGGTGTTTGTAGTTTTGGTGATGAATAGCTTGTGTACGAGAAATTCCTTCTACCAAAACATCATTTTCAGTTGATAAAATATGATTTGTCAGCGCATAACCAATGCCACTACTTGTACCTGTGATGAAATAAAGCGTTTTCATTTTCTTTTAGTTTATCGGATTTACAGAATAAAAAAGTAATTTTATAGTTTTAGAAGTGTTTTAGAGAGTTTTTTGTTTTGTAAATAGCAAACAGTTTGTAAAACTTTCAATAGAAAACTTTGTAAGTAGTTTGCCTAAGCAAACTCTGACAATAGTTTAAAACAACGAAAAATGGAATCAAAAACTATTGTCAGAGTCCGATTACGGACTACTTACAAAGTTTAAACGACTTATATATCAATATTATAAAAATGAAAAATCTAGCTTTCTTACTTCTATTTCTAACTTTGTTTACTGCTTGTAAGCAAAAAGAAGAAAAATTACCAGTAAATCCAGAACAATGGCTTTCTCAAATCAAAAACGAAGAAGCCAAAAAAAGAACCATTGATGTTCTTGAAAAAATATATATTTCTACAGCTTATTCTGTTTTGGAAAAGGATAGTTTGTCGGAAATGCAAGTGAACTTTGCGAATTGTGGGTTTACAGAAAACCAAGAAAGAGTATCAAGTTCTGTTGTTGGTATATTACTTAATAGAGATATTAGGAGAAATTTTTTAGATAAAATGTATCGAAAAGATTCAATAGTTGCTAAAGCTGCTTTTCATGTTTTACTAGATACAAATAGCATAGATTTAGGAAGATATTACAATTCGTATAAAGACAAACAATACTCTATCAAAAAAGAAGTAGAACCTTCAAAACAACTTGAAAAGATAGAAAATGAGCTTTTATCTTATCTGAAAGTACGTCCTTACTATGATTATGGTAGAGAAGACTCAATAAGTAAAGTTGGAATGTTACTAGAAAAGGCATTAAAACAACCTAATTCTTATGAATATGGATTACCAAAATTTATAGAAAAAAACGGATTTTTAGTTTCAGAAGATAAAAAATTTAGACTCCATTCTTATAAATTTGGACATGGAAATTCTGTAAGTGCATACGTTTACATTCATTACCGTTCTACTGAGGGTTCACAAAGTATTTTCAAAGAAATAGACTCATTAGGAATGGAAGGAGTACCAAAACTTGTTTTTCAGTTGGAAGAAAATAAATATGGAATATTTTATAATCATGGAGTAGGTGGAATGGATTATCATGTTTTAGTACAGGTTTATGAAGTAAAAGATAATAAAATAGTTCTTTGTAAAGATTGTGTAGAAGGAGAACATACAAAATTTTATATGAAACAAACTAGAGGAAGTACTTTTCCAGTTTACGACTATTCAAAGAAAGAACTATCTTTTGACAAAGGCATGTTTCGTGGGTTTGGAGATATTCCTTATTGGAATAATGTTGGTTATACTATAAAACAGCCTATTATAGAAGATAAAAGTAAAAGAGCAATAAAGAGGCAGAATATGGAAAGAAGAGTTTTAAAATGGAACGGAGAAAGATTAATCTCAAAGCCTTTTATTTGTTGTGAAGAATAAAAAAATAATTTTTGTTATTTGTAGGTCAAAGGCTTGCCTTTGACTGTTATATTTTGAAAAAAAATGAACGAAGAACTATACATGCAACGTGCCTTACAACTTGCCGAAAAAGGCAAAGGTTCTGTAAGTCCGAATCCTTTAGTCGGTTGTGTAATTGTAGCCGAAAACCGAATTATTGGAGAAGGTTATCACAAAAAATATGGAGAAGCACACGCAGAAGTAAATGCACTCAATAGCATTTCAGAAGAAGACAAAAATTTACTTCAAGAAGCGACTGTTTATGTTACTTTAGAGCCTTGTAGTCACTTTGGAAAAACACCTCCTTGTGCTGATGCGCTCATTAAAGCACATGTCAAAAAAGTAGTTATTGCCACGCTTGACCCAAATCCGTTGGTAGCTCAAAATGATGCAGGAAGAGGAATTCAAAAACTAAAAGATGCAGGAATTGAAGTTTTTGTAGGAATGTGTGAGCAGGAAGCAAAATATCAAAACAGACGTTTTATGACTGCTTTTATAAAAAAACGTCCGTATATTATTTTGAAGTGGGCGCAAACGGCAGACGGATTTATAGCCAGAAAAGATGGTTCTTCAAAATGGATTAGTAATGGGGTTTCTAGGAAATTGGTGCATAAATGGAGAAGCGAAGAAGACGGGATTGTGGTAGGGAAAAATACCGTTTTACAGGACAATCCAAAATTAAATGTAAGAGAATGGACAGGCAAAAATCCGACACGAATTATCTTAGCAGGAAATGGTTTTGATGAGTTGAACTCTAGCTTTTCTGTTTTTGATGATTCGCAAGCGACACTTTTTTATGCTTATTCTGATAATGACATAAATGATAACTCAAAAAAGACTACTTTTGTAAATAAATTTTTACAAACAGAATTGATAGAGCTAAACCAAATTAATTTTTGGCAAGAACTATTTAAAGATTTACATAGTAAAAATATTCATTCTGTTTTTATAGAAGGTGGAAGTAAAATTTTACATTCCTTGATAGAAAATGAATTTTATGATGAAATTCGTCGTTTTACAGCTCCAAACGTCTTTTTTAATGAAGGCTTTGAAGCTCCAAAAATTTCTATTTCGCCTATGAAAACAGAGTTTATAGAAGACAACAAACTTGAAATTTTTATAAAATAGATTTCTCGTTCAAGCATTTGCTTGGATGTTCTTTTTTGCAAGCATATGCTTGCCAAGAAGTAAGCACAAGATAGAATCTTGCGCTAGAAATGTAGTTTTAATTCGTAATTGAACAAAAAATGATTCTTTCAGATAAAGAAATATTAATCGAAATTGAAAAAGGAACTATTTTAGTTGAGCCTTTTGATAGAGAATGTTTGGGAACAAACTCCTATGATGTGCATTTGGGTAAATTTTTGGCTACTTATGAAGACGAAATTTTGGATGCAAAGGCACATAACAAAATTACAACTTTTGATATTCCAGAAGAAGGTTTGGTACTTCGTCCTGATACTTTATATTTAGGAGTAACAGCAGAATATACCGAAACACTTGCTCATGTTCCTTTTTTGGAGGGAAAATCTAGCGTAGGAAGACTAGGAATTGATATTCATGCAACAGCAGGAAAAGGCGATGTTGGTTTTTGTAATGCGTGGACATTAGAAATTTCGGTTACACAGCCTGTGCGTATTTATGCAGGAATGCCGATTGGTCAGCTTATTTATTTCAAAGTA contains:
- a CDS encoding M48 family metallopeptidase, whose amino-acid sequence is MKRTSDFYESKRDKNVVTIDKNLEENKDKFDVISSYHLNQLLWSGSVLFGDTVTTYVQAVGNKVLENYPELQGKIQFYVTKEHSVNAFTTPEGFIFVNLGLLAHLDNEAQLAFILAHEITHFTKKHSINQFLYNRDVEKNSKGSIARLLSRSKSLYEEQAKKSSYSKEQEIEADDEGWNIFSKTKYDLSEAVAAFSALKNSRYPFDTLIFESKFLNNSYINLPDSFYYRDVTHFVEMPKLSEKEIEKIKTLQTHPDIEERIKIALTKMASKAENEGSKYLVSEEHFKLAQKIARFELCNLYLQEEQFVDAIYTALILESQYGKNKYSEFCIVRALYGLAAYDIYGKRIYLEHPYNEINWKGRNWFYALEDLHHDQIAVLAAAHMIEFADKYKEYEYLYYFVPKLFFEEELKIVNEITRREGSSLSYYNADTDSKRNYDVSLRELIDMGVMEDTWLKIKANEKIKYLGLLDEGRGLKRGLAKIFELGYLEENTLEEQEEATKAFEKYITKDSKIVGTPEVILDEKILIVRPIFVDIRKKKRKKKRI
- a CDS encoding PKD domain-containing protein → MKKNVFLLLFGCLSFLFCLETKAQSNPTLFTNSISSSNSIVEGKIIKQESFWNNDQTMILTRHTLEIYKLFKNSTNLSASTLTFTTIGGKVGKDIITATSHHFPINYGNSGLFLLKQDGSSYQLTTDGFIYYDILNQSASSKNNHFNSVQNEIYTQLSTPRVLKNESLFLSSPSNQRTDNITSIAPTTITAGTQSILTINGSGFGTEINEQSNIYFSFAPNGGQNDYPVLQFGWIGFFGLSEIVEWTDTRIQVRVPSVAGTGKVTVTNSNGERFVSSETLTIPYSVTSSDLYWYNFDGETPYEQEATKNYLSNYNGEGGYTLFVDPAFFANTQQMNGLTSALNKWRCATGFNVKVSANQAPIPYGSSGKTSISTFDGNEFGDITTRSYAYSNVEVCNTGTELVPFVKEFQIFVNSAINWSYSGTPAAGQVDFESEILKSLAIGHQVGYVNNPNDVMYYFLEEQQQKQTLSTTNLEAGNLMMNYTVNANNDCGLPSMQKVTAADCNNSVNPPLARFEADVTEACEPSLRVRFDNTSRNAITYQWTFIGGTPATSTEKNPTVTYAAAGNFAVTLVATSGVGSSTETKTDFIKVGNGIDYVVDLGADKVICQGESTTLDAGEVADATYLWNTGQTTRTIMVQNEGTYSVEIKKNGCSVSDQIRVSYNTSATVEAGENQAICRGEEAQLRATATGGTSYHWTPSTGLSDATILNPIATPSETTLYTLEITTGSDCGTVKDSVLVTIKDVLELPFFPIEEQIYICENDVFFIDAYPLNATNPTFRWSNRSTEPYLEITESGTYWVEVTDPNFCTFRDTIEVIATPVLNVEASTEEGQNIVCLGNTMRLHATGAAYYEWEGEGIVGDSFVSNPLVSPRETTTYLVTGYGGFRGACEPQTDTITIFVIEKPVLELGDDVILCTETSYLIDATVESSTAVYTWEDGSNEAQRTITENGMYKVEVVTECGILEDSIKVTFFVPSTLADFDFVVEGTQVTFENKTESTYELEYEWNFGDALNSTSPEQNAVFVYSEGGTYTVTLTAKAKDCEAQVSIQKGVVIEDFVTGIEDEIRAKKVNLYPNPSNTGTSVLKWQSDLGEATSFEIYNTLGQKVSYQDVNQADNQNASLSIDAQNLPKGIYIVMLSFENYTIQKKWVIE
- the ribD gene encoding bifunctional diaminohydroxyphosphoribosylaminopyrimidine deaminase/5-amino-6-(5-phosphoribosylamino)uracil reductase RibD: MNEELYMQRALQLAEKGKGSVSPNPLVGCVIVAENRIIGEGYHKKYGEAHAEVNALNSISEEDKNLLQEATVYVTLEPCSHFGKTPPCADALIKAHVKKVVIATLDPNPLVAQNDAGRGIQKLKDAGIEVFVGMCEQEAKYQNRRFMTAFIKKRPYIILKWAQTADGFIARKDGSSKWISNGVSRKLVHKWRSEEDGIVVGKNTVLQDNPKLNVREWTGKNPTRIILAGNGFDELNSSFSVFDDSQATLFYAYSDNDINDNSKKTTFVNKFLQTELIELNQINFWQELFKDLHSKNIHSVFIEGGSKILHSLIENEFYDEIRRFTAPNVFFNEGFEAPKISISPMKTEFIEDNKLEIFIK
- a CDS encoding SDR family NAD(P)-dependent oxidoreductase; this encodes MKTLYFITGTSSGIGYALTNHILSTENDVLVEGISRTQAIHHQNYKHHTFDLSEIDNLIGFFGKLDLEKRIKTKIDKVVLINNAGTLGEVGYVGKIPSQDIIKTMNINTIAPFVLMNEFLHTFDTATFGNIEKVIINVTSGASQRPIDGWSSYCASKAGLNLFGEVIKEEEKIVNQNTQIFNVSVGVVDTNMQGQIRKTKQDEFSNVKHFKELKKNNQLAKPQFIAEKIYSIIQNPQNFEDIWQKLQ